One window from the genome of Faecalibacterium sp. HTF-F encodes:
- the dctP gene encoding TRAP transporter substrate-binding protein DctP, with translation MRIHKITRRNFMKVAGVSALAMGLAACGGSSSSTAASTSTAGSAAGGEVTGDKVVINIGHINDQSDSWHQGALKFKEYCEANSNGTIEVDVFPNSQLGPEVDMIQGILSDSGTVDITFTGESMQTYQPDLGMIGMPYLIQSDEQMEKVLTGEVGQEFEGLMEACGMKCLGYFTRGPRYITSTKKITSVADCNNLVIRTPQSAMTVAAFQALGAKPTPMALSEVFTSLQQGTIEAQENPLAMIETQSFYEVCPYLILTAHLRAWVYIAMGLAQYERLSDSQKAVVDQAGAECQAYEHELFLDNEEKYYNQLQEQGMEFIEVDTDAFAKAMIDGVLPILTDSQKKIYDSIAALA, from the coding sequence ATGCGTATCCACAAGATCACTCGTCGTAACTTCATGAAGGTTGCAGGTGTCTCTGCACTGGCCATGGGTCTGGCAGCCTGCGGCGGCAGCTCCTCCAGCACTGCCGCTTCCACCTCCACCGCAGGCTCCGCTGCAGGCGGCGAGGTCACCGGTGATAAGGTCGTGATCAACATCGGCCACATCAACGACCAGAGCGACTCCTGGCATCAGGGCGCTCTGAAGTTCAAGGAGTACTGCGAAGCCAACTCCAACGGCACCATCGAAGTGGACGTGTTCCCCAACAGCCAGCTGGGCCCCGAGGTCGATATGATCCAGGGCATCCTGTCCGACAGCGGCACGGTGGACATCACCTTTACCGGCGAGTCCATGCAGACCTACCAGCCCGATCTGGGCATGATCGGCATGCCGTACCTGATCCAGAGCGACGAGCAGATGGAAAAGGTTCTGACCGGTGAAGTCGGTCAGGAGTTCGAGGGCCTGATGGAGGCCTGCGGCATGAAGTGCCTGGGCTACTTCACCCGTGGTCCTCGCTACATCACCTCCACCAAGAAGATCACCAGCGTTGCCGACTGCAACAATCTGGTCATCCGCACCCCCCAGTCCGCTATGACCGTGGCCGCTTTCCAGGCTCTGGGTGCAAAGCCCACCCCCATGGCACTGTCTGAGGTCTTTACCTCTCTGCAGCAGGGCACCATCGAGGCTCAGGAGAACCCGCTGGCCATGATCGAGACCCAGAGCTTCTACGAGGTCTGCCCCTACCTGATCCTGACCGCTCACCTGCGTGCATGGGTCTACATTGCAATGGGTCTGGCTCAGTACGAGCGTCTGTCCGACAGCCAGAAGGCCGTTGTGGATCAGGCCGGTGCCGAGTGCCAGGCATACGAGCACGAGCTGTTCCTGGACAACGAGGAAAAGTACTACAACCAGCTGCAGGAGCAGGGCATGGAGTTCATCGAGGTCGATACCGATGCGTTCGCCAAGGCAATGATCGACGGCGTTCTGCCCATCCTGACCGACAGCCAGAAGAAGATCTACGATTCCATCGCAGCGCTGGCCTGA
- a CDS encoding TRAP transporter small permease gives MKKGLDKFIKVYMEILYALSSVFYAGFCFCVLVQVISRNFLPNAPSWTEELARYSFIYMVAFGVGLAALKHEFVNVEFLGDFLKSKNQKALDVLNLVIEVIILAMCLVILVMAEPKYCFPTFAMNSTATNISMKYIYFSQFLTFIILPVSYLLDIVRTLVGWTEKPAA, from the coding sequence ATGAAGAAAGGCTTGGATAAATTCATCAAGGTCTACATGGAGATCTTGTACGCTTTGAGTTCCGTCTTCTACGCAGGCTTCTGCTTCTGCGTTCTGGTGCAGGTCATCAGCCGCAACTTTCTGCCCAATGCCCCCTCCTGGACTGAGGAGCTGGCCCGTTATTCCTTTATTTATATGGTGGCCTTCGGCGTTGGTCTGGCGGCCCTGAAGCACGAGTTCGTCAATGTTGAGTTCCTCGGCGATTTCCTCAAGTCAAAGAATCAGAAGGCACTGGATGTGCTGAACCTTGTCATCGAGGTCATCATCCTCGCCATGTGTCTGGTCATTCTGGTGATGGCCGAGCCGAAGTACTGCTTCCCCACCTTTGCGATGAACTCCACCGCCACCAACATCTCCATGAAGTATATCTACTTCTCCCAGTTCCTCACCTTCATCATCCTGCCCGTCAGCTACCTGCTGGACATCGTCCGCACTCTGGTCGGCTGGACCGAGAAGCCTGCTGCATAA
- a CDS encoding TRAP transporter large permease, whose protein sequence is MVAVLFIVFLVALAIGVPVAFSLGLASVAYMLGAHIQMINFAQYFFKGLDSFTLLCIPGFTFAGNLMNQGGISDKLLDFADALVGHVTGGLAYANVLASMVFAGISGTALSDTVALGGVEIPMMVNQGYDVPFSVAITAASSCLGPIIPPSVPMIMAATMTGLSVSKMFMAGIVPGLLLGFGMCATCYILSVKRHYPKRNTPPKWSHIWHATKEAIWALIMVAIILFGIMGGIVTPTEASIICVVYGLFVAVFIYRKMGPKEMYSCLKDTVSSASAIMALVAFANVFAFILTKEHIPSMIADAMLHLTTNKYLILLLINLFLIFVGMFMETIAAILILFPTLLAVAAAVGVDPIHFGIIVVMNLVLGLCTPPVGVCLFAATNIGARYGKCTLSDSVKALVPLLIVNFGVLFLVTYVPFLTVGVANLVMG, encoded by the coding sequence ATGGTTGCAGTTCTGTTTATTGTTTTCCTCGTCGCGCTGGCCATCGGCGTGCCCGTGGCGTTCAGTCTGGGCCTCGCATCCGTGGCCTACATGCTGGGTGCTCACATCCAGATGATCAACTTTGCACAGTATTTCTTCAAGGGTCTGGACTCCTTCACCCTGCTGTGCATCCCCGGCTTTACCTTTGCTGGCAACCTGATGAATCAGGGCGGCATCTCGGATAAGCTGCTGGACTTTGCAGATGCACTGGTCGGCCACGTCACCGGCGGTCTGGCTTATGCAAACGTTCTGGCATCCATGGTCTTTGCCGGCATCTCCGGCACGGCTTTGTCCGATACCGTTGCTCTGGGCGGCGTTGAGATTCCCATGATGGTCAATCAGGGCTATGACGTGCCCTTCTCGGTCGCCATCACCGCCGCTTCCTCCTGCCTTGGCCCCATCATTCCCCCGTCTGTTCCCATGATCATGGCTGCTACCATGACCGGCCTGTCCGTCTCCAAAATGTTCATGGCCGGCATCGTCCCCGGCCTGCTGCTGGGCTTCGGCATGTGCGCTACCTGCTACATCCTGTCGGTCAAGCGCCACTACCCCAAGCGTAATACCCCGCCTAAATGGAGCCATATCTGGCATGCGACCAAGGAAGCCATCTGGGCACTGATCATGGTGGCCATCATCCTGTTCGGCATCATGGGCGGCATCGTCACCCCCACCGAGGCTTCCATCATCTGCGTGGTCTACGGCCTGTTCGTGGCAGTGTTCATCTACCGCAAGATGGGTCCCAAGGAGATGTACTCCTGCCTGAAGGATACCGTTTCCTCCGCTTCCGCTATCATGGCTCTGGTGGCCTTTGCAAACGTGTTCGCCTTCATCCTGACCAAGGAGCACATCCCCAGCATGATCGCCGACGCAATGCTGCACCTGACCACCAACAAGTACCTGATCCTGCTGCTCATCAACCTCTTCCTGATCTTCGTCGGCATGTTCATGGAGACCATCGCCGCCATCCTGATCCTGTTCCCGACCCTGCTGGCTGTGGCTGCCGCCGTGGGCGTCGATCCCATCCATTTCGGCATCATCGTGGTCATGAACCTGGTTCTGGGCCTGTGCACTCCTCCCGTCGGTGTCTGCCTGTTCGCTGCTACCAACATCGGTGCCCGCTACGGCAAGTGCACCCTGTCCGACAGCGTGAAGGCTCTGGTCCCGCTGCTGATCGTCAACTTCGGCGTTCTGTTCCTGGTCACCTATGTACCCTTCCTCACCGTTGGCGTGGCCAATCTCGTCATGGGCTGA
- the dctP gene encoding TRAP transporter substrate-binding protein DctP has product MRIHKITRRNFMKVAGVSALAMGLAACGGSSSSTAASTSTAASASTAAGGEVTGDKVVINIGHINDESDSWHQGALKFKEYCEANSNGTIEVDVFPNSQLGPEVDMIQGILSDSGTVDITFTGESMQTYQPDLGMIGMPYLIQSDEQMEKVLTGEVGQEFEGLMEACGMKCLGYFTRGPRYITSTKKITSVADCNNLVIRTPQSAMTVAAFQALGAKPTPMALSEVFTSLQQGTIEAQENPLAMIETQSFYEVCPYLILTAHLRAWVYIAMGLAQYNRLSDSQKAVVDQAGAECQAYEHELFLDNEEKYYNQLQEQGMEFIEVDTQEFADAMVSGVLPILTDSQKKIYDAIEALA; this is encoded by the coding sequence ATGCGTATCCACAAGATCACTCGTCGTAACTTCATGAAGGTTGCAGGTGTCTCTGCACTGGCCATGGGTCTGGCAGCCTGCGGCGGCAGCTCCTCCAGCACTGCTGCTTCCACCTCCACCGCTGCATCTGCTTCCACTGCTGCAGGCGGCGAGGTCACCGGTGATAAGGTCGTGATCAACATCGGCCACATCAACGACGAGAGCGACTCCTGGCATCAGGGCGCTCTGAAGTTCAAGGAGTACTGCGAAGCCAACTCCAACGGCACCATCGAAGTGGACGTGTTCCCCAACAGCCAGCTGGGCCCCGAGGTCGATATGATCCAGGGCATCCTGTCCGACAGCGGCACGGTGGACATCACCTTTACCGGCGAGTCCATGCAGACCTATCAGCCCGATCTGGGCATGATCGGCATGCCGTACCTGATCCAGAGCGACGAGCAGATGGAGAAGGTTCTGACCGGTGAAGTCGGTCAGGAGTTCGAGGGCCTGATGGAGGCCTGCGGCATGAAGTGCCTGGGCTACTTCACCCGTGGTCCTCGCTACATCACCTCCACCAAGAAGATCACCAGCGTTGCCGATTGCAACAATCTGGTCATCCGCACTCCCCAGTCCGCTATGACCGTGGCCGCCTTCCAGGCTCTGGGCGCAAAGCCCACCCCCATGGCACTGTCTGAGGTCTTTACCTCTCTGCAGCAGGGCACCATCGAGGCACAGGAGAACCCGCTGGCCATGATCGAGACCCAGAGCTTCTACGAGGTCTGCCCCTACCTGATCCTGACCGCTCACCTGCGTGCATGGGTCTACATTGCAATGGGTCTGGCTCAGTACAATCGCCTGTCCGACAGCCAGAAGGCCGTTGTGGATCAGGCTGGTGCCGAGTGCCAGGCATACGAGCACGAGCTGTTTCTGGACAACGAGGAAAAGTACTACAACCAGCTGCAGGAGCAGGGCATGGAGTTCATCGAGGTCGATACTCAGGAGTTTGCTGATGCAATGGTCAGCGGCGTGCTGCCCATCCTGACCGACAGCCAGAAGAAGATCTACGACGCTATCGAAGCTCTGGCCTGA
- a CDS encoding TRAP transporter small permease, with the protein MKKSLNKFIKGYMEVLYALSSVFYIGFCFCVLVQVISRNFLPNAPSWTEELARYSFIYMVAFGVGLAALKHEFVNVEFMGDFLKKKSPKALKVLNLIIEFAILAMCLVILVMAEPKYCFPAFAMNSTATNISMKYIYFSQFLTFIILPVSYLLDIVRTALSWNDTAEKED; encoded by the coding sequence ATGAAAAAAAGCCTGAATAAGTTCATCAAGGGCTACATGGAAGTGCTGTATGCGCTGAGCTCCGTTTTCTACATCGGTTTCTGCTTCTGCGTTCTGGTGCAGGTCATCAGCCGCAACTTCCTGCCCAATGCCCCCTCCTGGACCGAGGAGCTGGCCCGTTATTCCTTCATCTACATGGTGGCCTTCGGCGTTGGTCTGGCTGCTTTGAAGCATGAGTTCGTCAACGTTGAGTTCATGGGCGACTTTTTGAAAAAGAAGAGCCCCAAGGCGCTGAAGGTGCTGAACCTGATCATCGAGTTCGCCATTCTGGCCATGTGTCTGGTCATTCTGGTGATGGCCGAGCCGAAGTACTGCTTCCCCGCCTTTGCGATGAACTCCACCGCCACCAACATCTCCATGAAGTATATCTACTTCTCCCAGTTCCTCACCTTCATCATCCTGCCTGTCAGCTACCTGCTGGACATCGTCCGCACTGCGCTGAGCTGGAACGATACCGCTGAAAAGGAGGACTAA
- a CDS encoding TRAP transporter large permease → MVAVLFIVFLGALAIGVPVAFSLGLASVAYMLGSHIQMINFAQYFFKGLDSFTLLCIPGFTFAGNLMNQGGISEKLLDFADALVGHITGGLAYANVLASMVFAGISGTALSDTVALGGVEIPMMVNQGYDVPFSVAITAASSCLGPIIPPSVPMIMAATMTGLSVSKMFMAGIVPGLLLGLGMCATCYILSVKRHYPKRDKRASWSHVLHATKEAIWALIMVAIILFGIMGGIVTPTEASIICVVYGLFVAVFIYRKMGPKEMYSCLKDTVSSASAIMALVAFANVFAFILTKEHIPSMIADAMLRLTSNKYLILLLINLFLIFVGMFMETIAAILILFPTLLAVATAVGVDPIQFGIIVVMNLVLGLCTPPVGVCLFAATNIGSRYGKCTLSDSVKALVPLLIVNFGVLFLVTYVPFLTVGVANLVMG, encoded by the coding sequence ATGGTTGCAGTTCTGTTTATCGTTTTCCTCGGTGCGCTGGCCATCGGCGTGCCTGTGGCGTTCAGTCTGGGTCTCGCATCCGTGGCCTACATGCTGGGTTCCCACATCCAGATGATCAACTTTGCACAGTATTTCTTCAAGGGTCTGGACTCCTTCACCCTGCTGTGCATCCCCGGCTTCACCTTTGCCGGCAACCTGATGAATCAGGGCGGCATTTCTGAGAAGCTGCTGGACTTTGCAGACGCACTGGTCGGCCACATCACCGGCGGTCTGGCTTATGCAAACGTTCTGGCATCCATGGTCTTTGCCGGCATCTCCGGCACGGCTCTGTCCGATACCGTCGCTCTGGGCGGCGTTGAGATCCCCATGATGGTCAATCAGGGCTATGACGTACCCTTCTCGGTCGCCATCACTGCCGCTTCCTCCTGCCTTGGCCCCATCATTCCCCCGTCTGTTCCCATGATCATGGCTGCCACCATGACCGGCCTGTCCGTCTCCAAGATGTTCATGGCCGGCATCGTCCCCGGCCTGCTGCTGGGCCTCGGCATGTGCGCTACCTGCTACATCCTGTCGGTCAAGCGCCACTACCCCAAGCGCGATAAGCGCGCAAGCTGGTCTCACGTCCTGCATGCGACTAAGGAAGCTATCTGGGCGCTGATCATGGTGGCCATCATCCTGTTCGGCATCATGGGCGGCATCGTCACCCCCACCGAGGCTTCCATCATCTGCGTGGTCTACGGCCTGTTCGTGGCTGTGTTCATCTACCGCAAGATGGGCCCCAAGGAGATGTACTCCTGCCTGAAGGATACCGTTTCCTCCGCTTCCGCTATCATGGCTCTGGTGGCCTTTGCAAACGTGTTCGCTTTCATCCTGACCAAGGAGCACATCCCCAGCATGATCGCTGACGCAATGCTGCGCCTGACCTCCAACAAGTACCTGATCCTGCTGCTCATCAACCTCTTCCTGATCTTCGTCGGCATGTTCATGGAGACCATCGCCGCCATCCTGATCCTGTTCCCGACCCTGCTGGCTGTGGCTACCGCCGTGGGTGTTGACCCCATCCAGTTCGGTATCATCGTGGTCATGAACCTGGTTCTGGGCCTGTGCACTCCTCCCGTCGGTGTCTGCCTGTTCGCTGCTACCAACATCGGCTCCCGCTACGGCAAGTGCACCCTGTCCGACAGCGTGAAGGCTCTGGTTCCGCTGCTGATCGTCAACTTCGGCGTTCTGTTCCTAGTCACCTATGTGCCCTTCCTCACCGTCGGCGTGGCAAATCTGGTCATGGGCTGA
- a CDS encoding zinc-binding alcohol dehydrogenase family protein, giving the protein MKGVQIVEPNKLQIVDLEKPQIDKENNVLVRMVAAGICGSDVGIYHGTNAAATYPRIIGHENVGIVEEIGEGVTRVKVGDRVIIDQVTACGHCYACRKGRPNVCGNLKVRGVHIDGGYREYMAVPDRDCYLVPEILSDEEAVMIEPTTIAVQCCSRAELESEDTVMIIGSGALGSSILRIVKLYNPKAIIVTDIDDAKLEEAKKNGATYTINSLKEDVPAKAHELTEGYGPTVTIDAACVKGSLLTALQATGNAGRVITMGFSVAPTEVNQFVITSKELDVRGSRLQNRKFQDVIDLVNEGKVDLRGSISHTWNFEDAQAAFDFVDSRDPSYRKGVLTFKK; this is encoded by the coding sequence ATGAAGGGCGTTCAGATCGTTGAACCGAATAAACTGCAGATCGTTGATCTCGAGAAGCCTCAGATCGACAAGGAAAACAATGTTCTGGTCCGTATGGTCGCTGCCGGCATCTGCGGCTCCGACGTGGGCATCTACCATGGCACCAATGCCGCTGCCACCTATCCCCGCATCATCGGCCACGAGAACGTGGGCATCGTTGAGGAGATCGGCGAGGGTGTGACCCGCGTGAAGGTGGGCGACCGCGTCATCATCGATCAGGTCACCGCCTGCGGTCACTGCTATGCCTGCCGCAAGGGCCGTCCCAACGTCTGCGGCAACCTGAAGGTGCGCGGTGTGCACATCGACGGCGGCTACCGCGAGTACATGGCTGTGCCGGACCGCGACTGCTATCTGGTGCCTGAGATTCTGAGCGACGAAGAGGCGGTCATGATCGAGCCCACCACCATTGCTGTGCAGTGCTGCAGCCGTGCTGAGCTGGAGAGCGAGGACACCGTCATGATCATCGGCAGCGGCGCTCTGGGCAGCTCCATCCTGCGCATTGTCAAGCTGTACAACCCCAAGGCCATCATCGTCACCGATATCGACGACGCCAAGCTGGAAGAGGCCAAGAAGAACGGCGCAACCTACACCATCAACAGCCTGAAGGAGGACGTTCCCGCCAAGGCTCACGAGCTGACCGAGGGCTACGGCCCCACCGTGACCATCGATGCCGCCTGCGTCAAGGGCAGCCTGCTGACCGCTCTGCAGGCCACCGGCAACGCCGGCCGCGTCATCACCATGGGCTTCTCCGTGGCTCCCACCGAGGTCAACCAGTTCGTCATTACTTCCAAGGAGCTGGACGTTCGCGGCAGCCGCCTGCAGAACCGCAAGTTCCAGGATGTCATCGATCTGGTCAACGAGGGCAAGGTGGATCTGCGCGGCAGCATCTCCCACACTTGGAACTTCGAGGATGCACAGGCAGCCTTCGACTTCGTGGACAGCCGCGATCCTTCCTACCGCAAGGGTGTTCTGACCTTCAAGAAGTAA
- a CDS encoding putative manganese transporter, translating to MELFLDVLGESLVDTAKMLPFLFLAYLLIEYIETRHGERIEALLAGGGRWGAIPGAVLGCVPQCGFSAIASNFYSSRVITLGTLMAVYLATSDEAIPLLVSMPAYWDKLAVLMVIKVVYAIAVGFALDFVLRGVLPKSLRGGYTGHADEVDCHEEHSDEAGNAQPIWKAALRHTLEIFVFIFAFSLVFGLIVEGVGEDVFASVLGSMGFFQPVVAALVGLIPNCAASVLLTQLYVEGALRFSSLVAGLCTGAGVGLAVLWRTNPSWKQNLFITGLTWGAGAFLGVAMQVVVAVFA from the coding sequence ATGGAACTGTTTCTGGATGTTCTGGGTGAATCTCTGGTGGATACCGCCAAGATGCTGCCCTTCCTGTTTCTGGCTTATCTTCTGATCGAATATATTGAGACCCGCCATGGTGAGCGCATCGAAGCGCTGCTGGCCGGAGGCGGCCGCTGGGGCGCGATTCCGGGCGCAGTGCTGGGCTGTGTGCCGCAGTGCGGCTTTTCAGCCATTGCGTCCAACTTCTATTCCTCCCGCGTCATCACGCTGGGCACCCTGATGGCTGTTTACCTTGCTACCAGTGACGAAGCCATCCCGCTGCTGGTATCCATGCCGGCTTATTGGGACAAGCTGGCGGTGCTCATGGTCATCAAGGTGGTGTACGCCATTGCGGTGGGCTTTGCGCTGGACTTTGTCCTGCGCGGTGTGCTACCCAAAAGCCTGCGTGGTGGCTACACCGGCCACGCGGATGAAGTGGACTGCCACGAGGAGCACAGCGACGAAGCCGGAAACGCACAGCCCATCTGGAAGGCAGCCCTGCGCCACACGCTGGAGATCTTCGTGTTCATTTTTGCGTTCAGTCTGGTGTTCGGCCTGATCGTCGAGGGCGTGGGCGAGGACGTCTTTGCCAGCGTTCTGGGCAGCATGGGCTTCTTCCAGCCGGTGGTGGCCGCGCTGGTGGGCCTGATCCCCAACTGCGCCGCCAGCGTGCTGCTGACCCAGCTGTATGTGGAGGGCGCCCTGCGCTTTTCCAGTCTGGTGGCGGGCCTGTGCACCGGTGCAGGCGTGGGTTTGGCGGTGCTGTGGCGCACCAATCCTTCCTGGAAGCAGAACCTCTTCATCACCGGCCTGACCTGGGGTGCAGGTGCCTTTCTGGGCGTGGCGATGCAGGTGGTCGTGGCCGTGTTTGCATAA
- a CDS encoding ThiF family adenylyltransferase, which yields MQNQYSRTQLLLGAEAMEKLHNSRVAVFGIGGVGGYTVEALARSGVGALDLIDDDKVCLTNLNRQIIATRSTIGQYKVDVAAQRIHDIDPDIKVTTHRCFFGPETQDQFDFTQYDYVVDAIDTVTGKLALVMKCKEAGTPIICSMGAGNKMDPTRFEVTDIYKTSVCPLAKVMRTECRKRRIKHLKVVYSKEPAMTPIEDDAISCKNHCICPPGTQRKCTQRRSVPGSNAFVPSVAGLIIGGEVVKDLVGFVPMKG from the coding sequence ATGCAAAATCAGTATTCCCGCACGCAGCTGCTGCTGGGCGCGGAAGCCATGGAAAAACTGCACAATTCCCGCGTGGCGGTGTTCGGCATCGGCGGCGTGGGCGGCTACACGGTGGAAGCGCTGGCGCGCAGCGGTGTGGGGGCACTGGATCTGATCGATGACGATAAGGTCTGCCTGACCAACCTCAACCGCCAGATCATCGCCACCCGCAGCACGATAGGGCAATATAAGGTAGATGTGGCTGCGCAGCGCATCCACGACATTGACCCGGATATCAAGGTGACCACCCACCGGTGCTTCTTTGGCCCGGAAACACAGGACCAGTTCGACTTTACCCAGTACGACTATGTGGTGGACGCCATCGACACCGTCACCGGCAAGCTGGCCCTGGTGATGAAATGCAAGGAGGCGGGCACCCCCATCATCTGCTCCATGGGCGCAGGCAACAAGATGGACCCGACCCGCTTTGAAGTGACCGATATCTACAAGACCTCGGTCTGCCCGCTGGCCAAGGTGATGCGCACCGAGTGCCGCAAGCGCAGGATCAAGCACCTGAAGGTGGTCTACTCCAAGGAGCCTGCCATGACCCCCATCGAGGATGACGCCATCAGCTGCAAGAATCACTGCATCTGCCCGCCGGGCACCCAGCGCAAGTGCACCCAGCGCCGCTCGGTGCCGGGCTCCAATGCCTTTGTGCCCTCGGTAGCCGGCCTGATCATCGGCGGCGAGGTTGTAAAAGACCTTGTGGGCTTTGTGCCAATGAAGGGGTAA
- the mnmA gene encoding tRNA 2-thiouridine(34) synthase MnmA, with protein sequence MTTQTPDSKPRALIAMSGGVDSSVAAWLMQQAGYDCTGITMRLTRNETLGQSGFHTCCSEKDIEDAAEVAYAMDIPYEVLDFTADFREQIIEKFVRVYEAGGTPNPCIDCNKYMKFRHLLDWARAHGMEYVVTGHYARVEQDEATGRFLLKKGLDEGKDQSYVLYNLTQEQLAHIRLPLGGLHKTEVREIAEQHKFVNARKHDSQDICFVPDGDYARFMEDFTGKRYPAGDFLDENGRVVGTHNGAVRYTIGQRKGLGLAMGAPVYVCGKDMQANTVTVGPEEMLFDRIVYADEVNWIAIPELTGPLRVTARTRYHQVEQAATVYPAECGFRLEFDQPQRAPTPGQAVVLYQGDTVLGGGTITRVEK encoded by the coding sequence ATGACCACACAGACCCCTGATTCAAAGCCGCGTGCCCTCATTGCCATGAGCGGCGGCGTGGACAGCTCGGTGGCAGCATGGCTCATGCAGCAGGCAGGCTATGACTGCACCGGCATCACCATGCGGCTCACCCGCAACGAAACGCTGGGTCAGTCCGGCTTTCACACCTGCTGCTCGGAAAAGGACATCGAGGACGCGGCAGAGGTGGCGTATGCCATGGATATCCCGTACGAGGTGCTGGATTTCACGGCCGACTTCCGGGAGCAGATCATTGAAAAATTCGTCCGCGTGTATGAGGCGGGCGGCACGCCGAACCCCTGCATCGACTGCAATAAATATATGAAGTTCCGCCATCTGCTGGACTGGGCCCGGGCACACGGCATGGAGTATGTGGTCACGGGCCACTATGCCCGGGTGGAGCAGGACGAGGCCACCGGCCGTTTCCTGCTCAAAAAGGGGCTGGACGAGGGCAAGGACCAGAGCTACGTGCTCTACAACCTCACCCAGGAGCAGCTGGCGCATATCCGCCTGCCGCTGGGCGGCCTGCACAAGACCGAGGTGCGCGAGATCGCGGAGCAGCACAAATTCGTCAATGCCCGCAAGCACGACAGTCAGGACATCTGCTTTGTGCCGGATGGCGACTATGCCCGCTTTATGGAGGACTTCACCGGCAAACGCTACCCGGCAGGTGATTTTCTGGACGAAAACGGCAGGGTGGTGGGCACCCACAACGGCGCGGTGCGGTACACCATCGGCCAGCGCAAGGGGCTGGGCCTTGCCATGGGGGCACCTGTGTACGTCTGCGGCAAGGACATGCAGGCAAACACCGTCACGGTAGGGCCGGAGGAGATGCTGTTCGACCGCATCGTGTATGCGGACGAGGTGAACTGGATCGCTATTCCGGAGCTGACCGGGCCGCTGCGGGTCACAGCCCGCACCCGGTACCATCAGGTGGAGCAGGCCGCCACCGTCTACCCGGCGGAGTGCGGCTTCCGGCTGGAATTTGACCAGCCCCAGCGCGCCCCTACGCCCGGTCAGGCCGTGGTGCTGTATCAGGGCGACACGGTGCTGGGCGGCGGCACCATCACCCGCGTAGAAAAGTAA